TGGAAGTGTTGAATCTGAGCGTCAGCGCTGGGCCTGGAGTCGTGAATAGCGAGTTCATTGAAGTGCTGCGATCAATGGAGTACGCGCCAGAAGATGCGCGGATGATGTTTGATGGCAGAAAGGCCGACCAGATCCGAATCATCAACGTACGCGGCGACAGCATGTCCGGAACGATTGAGCCAGGCGATCTGCTGTTCGTCGATATCAGTGTGAAAAATTTCGATGGTGATGGCATCTACGCGTTCCTGTATGACGACACCGCGCATGTGAAGCGCCTCCAGAAAATGAAAGACAAGCTATTGGTTATCTCGGATAACAAGATTTACTCACCGTGGGATCCGATCGAGAAAGACGAGATGAACCGTGTGCTCATTTTTGGCAAGGTCATTGGCAGCATGCCGCAGACGTACCGGAAGCATGGGTAG
Above is a genomic segment from Kosakonia radicincitans DSM 16656 containing:
- a CDS encoding XRE family transcriptional regulator is translated as MKTFSERLSAAMTAAGLSQAQLAELVGVSQPAVQKMASGKTNGSRKMVELSHALGVRPEWLSTGSGPMRHDGQQSAEPPVHRGDIYRLEVLNLSVSAGPGVVNSEFIEVLRSMEYAPEDARMMFDGRKADQIRIINVRGDSMSGTIEPGDLLFVDISVKNFDGDGIYAFLYDDTAHVKRLQKMKDKLLVISDNKIYSPWDPIEKDEMNRVLIFGKVIGSMPQTYRKHG